GTGATTGATATGAATGTGCCGATAGCCGGATGTTTTTCCTTCTTTTCCCTCGTAAACAGAAATGGCTTGCCCGAATAAATCCTCAACGCCACGTCCGCTTGTAAAAACGGTGGGAATCATCGGCACACCAAAGAGTTCTGAAAGTTTCCTGAAGTCTATGTTATCGCCTCTCTGCTCGGTTTCATCGTACATATTCAGTGCGCAAACCATCGGAATGTGCATATCTATGAGTTGGGTGGTAAGATAGAGATTGCGCTCCAAATTGGAAGCATCCAACACGTTGATGACAATGTCCGGTGTCTTCTCTATCAGTTGTTTGCGCACATACAGTTCCTCCGGACTATACGCCGAAAGGCTGTATGTGCCGGGAAGGTCTACCAATTCAAAATGGTATCCTCCGAAATCAGCCCTGCCATATTTTGCATCTACCGTAACTCCGGAATAATTTCCCACACGTTCGTGGGCACCGGACACAAAATTGAAGAGCGAAGTTTTGCCACAATTAGGATTACCCACAAGGGCTACATTGATAATATGCCGCTGTTCGTTTGCTTTTTTGCTGATTTCATCGGGTGTCAAAGCACCTTCGTCAGTGTCTCCATCCTCTATTTCAATCGCTTTTACCTCATTATCTCCTTTTTTTACAGGGATACTCTCACTGCTTGAAACAACCTCTATGAGATCTGCCTCACTGTGTCTTAAACTGACTTCATAGCCTAATATCTGGTATTTTACTGGATCGCTTAAAGGAGCATTGAGCAGCACCTTCACCTCCTTGCCAGTGATGAAGCCCATTTCTATGATTCGTTTTCTGAAGCCTCCCTGTCCTGCAACCTTAACTATAATGCCGGTTTCGCCAGTCTTCAATTCTGATAATTTCATAATCGCTTTTGTTTTATGCAAAGTTACGAAGAAAAATGCACAATAATATATAGTGGAAATTTAAAGAACGAAAGAATACCTACAAATGGGGGTAGAGGATAAGGCATTTGAGGCTATAACATACCTAAATGATTCAGATTTAGGATAAGGTAAGAAGCGCACAAGTAAACGAGCTTACAAGCAAATTCGTTCTGAATAAATCCAACCTCTATCCAGTTTTTCGTTTAATCTATTAAGAAATAAGGCAATTTGCTTGTAAACTTATCTACTTGTTCACTGGTAAAGAATCAACTTATCCGAACAATAATCTCAACGCTTCCTCCACTTTTGACACAGGATGAACATTGATTTGAAATCTTCCTTTAAGTCCTTGACTATTGTTCCGAGGAATAATTATGTGTTCAAAGCCCAGTTTTTCGGACTCAGCAATTCGCTGTTCAATCCTATTTACCGGACGGACTTCGCCACTCAGCCCAACTTCGCCGCACATACACCAACCTGCTTCGATTGGTGTATCAACGTTTGAGGAAAGAACGGCAGATATTACGCTTAAATCCATAGCCATATCCGTGATTCTCAATCCACCGGCAATGTTCAGAAAAACATCCTTCTGCATAAGTTTAAAGCCCACCCGCTTCTCCAATACGGCGAGAAGCATATTCAGTCTGCGCTGATCGAAGCCTGTAGCTGAACGCTGTGGAGTTCCGTATGCAGCCGAAGAAACCAATGCCTGTGTCTCAACCAAGAAAGGACGCACGCCTTCAATGGCACTTGATATAGCAACACCCGATAAGTCCTTGTGCGCATCCGTGATGAGCAACTCGGAAGGATTGTTTACTTCGCGAAGACCTGTCTGTTGCATTTCGTAGATTCCCAGTTCGGAAGTAGAACCAAAACGATTCTTTATGCTTCTTAGGATTCGATACATATAATGCTGGTCTCCCTCAAATTGGATGACAGTATCTACAATATGCTCCAAAACCTTCGGTCCGGCAATCGTCCCCTCCTTATTGATGTGTCCGATAAGAATAACCGGTATGCCGCTTGTTTTGGCTAATTGCAACAAAGCAGCTGCACATTCGCGTATTTGAGTAACGCTTCCGGCACTACTCGTAACAGTTTCTGTTGCAACCGTTTGAATAGAATCAACGATTAACAGTTCTGGCTTGACATTCTTTATATGCTCGAATATCTTTTCAAGAGAGGTTTCTGACAATATCTGAATCGAATCAGGAATGTTATGCGTGATGCGTTCGGCACGCATTTTTATTTGCTGTGGGCTTTCCTCTCCACTCACATATAAGACATTCTTGTCCAGATTCAGGATTGTTTGCAGGGTCAAAGTACTCTTCCCTATACCGGGTTCTCCTCCAACAAGCACGATACTACCCGGCACCAGACCTCCGCCCAGCACTCTGTTCAGCTCTGCATCCTTCATATCAATGCGAACTTCTTCTTTGGAAGAAATCTTATTCAGAGGCTGAGGTATGTTCAGTTTGGCTATTCCTCCATTGGTATTCATCAAGTTCTGAGCAGTATTTCTTATTGCTCCGGAACTTACTTCTGAGGCAATTCTGAATTCCTTGAAAGTGTTCCATTGCCCACAACTCGGACATTTGCCTATCCATTTAGAACTTTCCTGCCCACAGTTGTCGCAGACGTATGCTATCTTATCCTTTGCCATATTCGACAAAAGTAACAATATTTTTCCTTGTTACAAAATTTATTCTTAATTTTGCAATATATGAAAAGATTAAATTATTTGCTGATTTCAGCCCTTTTGGTTCTTATCGGCTGTTCTCCTTCCGAAGAAAAGCAGAAGCAAGATAATGCCGAACAGGCTAAAAAGGAAAAACTTGCTTACGAAAAGGCTTTCAAAGTGGCAGTTATGCCCACTATGGATTGCCTTCCCATATATTTATTGAAAGACAGTATTCTGTTCGATTCAACAAAGATAGATATTCGTCTGAAGCAATACAACGCACAGATGGACTGCGATACGGCTATTATCAATGGCAGAGTGCAAGCCTCCGTTACGGACCTGTTTCGGGCCGAACGTCTGAAAAGACGCTACCACACACCAATTACGTATCTCACGGAGACGAATGCGAAATGGCAACTCATAGCCAACAAGAAATCAAAACTTACAAAACTCTCGGATCTTAGCGACAAGATGATTGCAATGACGAGGTTTTCAGTTACCGACTACCTGACAAATAAAGTGGTAAAAGATGGAAAACTCAAGTTTCAGGCCTACAAAGTTCAAATAAACGACGTGTTGGTTCGTCTGAAGATGCTGGAAAACGACGAACTGGACGCATTATGGTTTACCGAACCACAAGCAGCACAGGCAAGAGTATGGGGCAATAATGTACTATACGATTCAAAAGAAGACGCATTCATACCGGGAGCAATCGTCTTTGTCGGCGCACCATCCATTACCGAACAACAGGAATTTCAGAACGCTTACAACAAGGCGGCAGACCTCATTAATAAAAATGGAGTTCAATACTATTCTGCCTTGATAATGAAGTATATGAAAGTGGGCGAAACCGTCGTGAAATCATTGCCTAAACTGGAATACAAGAAAGCGATACAACCACGGCCTGCCGACCTCAACAAGGCTCGTTCTAATTAATTCCAACCTACCAAAATACTGATTGTGAAGAATATTCAAGACGCAATACAATGCATTCAAGCAAAGAAGCTGGACGATGCCATCGGACTTCTTGCCCCTCTTTTTGAATCGAAACCATCGCTGATTGGACACGAAGAAATGACGGCAATCGCCAACGATTTCTCCCTTATGAAGCAATTTATGCTTCAGGGAGTAAAGGATCCCGAGAGAGAAAATCTCTATCTCAGCCTTCTTCAGCGACTTTATAAAGTTGCCGCAAATATTGAAATCAGTTGGCGATGCAAGAATTTTGACATCTACGTGAACGCTTTTCGGACGAGCGACCATCAGAACACGAGCCACGACTTCATCCAATCAGTGCTCGAAAATTTCGTTTCAGACGTTGCTATGCTCTCATTGGAAAGCGAAAGTGTCCGAAATGACAAACGAACAGAGATATTTGAACGCCATCAGCATTTTATGGATCGGCTTTTTTCCACGATACTCGTCTCTTGCCAATGGAAATCTGCCGATGTAAAGTTCTACGAAAACATCCTGACCTCTCCTTTGGTAGACCTCAACGACCAACTACTCATCATCAGCGCAATCAGCATCAGCACGATGAATGTTTTCGATATCAATAAATTCAAAGTGCTAATAAACATCTATTCATCGGCTTTGGACGAGAATGTAAAACAGCGCGCACTGGTTGGCTGGGTGCTTTCCATCGTGGATAATCTTGATATTTTCCCAGAGCAGACGAATCTCATAGCAACCGTTTGCAAGGAGGAAAAAGCAAGACTGGAGCTTCTCGAACTGCAAATACAGCTTTTCAGCAGCCTTGATGCCGAAAAGGATAACGACAAGATTCAACAGGACATAATGCCTAATCTGATGAATAATTCAGGATTCACTATCAACAGATTCGGCATCAGCGAAACGGACGAGGACAAGATGGAAAACATTCTCAATCCGAACGTGGACGACGAGAAGATGGAAATCATCGAGAAGAACATCCAGAAGATGATGAAGATGCAGAAAGAAGGTT
The Prevotella sp. HUN102 genome window above contains:
- the radA gene encoding DNA repair protein RadA, yielding MAKDKIAYVCDNCGQESSKWIGKCPSCGQWNTFKEFRIASEVSSGAIRNTAQNLMNTNGGIAKLNIPQPLNKISSKEEVRIDMKDAELNRVLGGGLVPGSIVLVGGEPGIGKSTLTLQTILNLDKNVLYVSGEESPQQIKMRAERITHNIPDSIQILSETSLEKIFEHIKNVKPELLIVDSIQTVATETVTSSAGSVTQIRECAAALLQLAKTSGIPVILIGHINKEGTIAGPKVLEHIVDTVIQFEGDQHYMYRILRSIKNRFGSTSELGIYEMQQTGLREVNNPSELLITDAHKDLSGVAISSAIEGVRPFLVETQALVSSAAYGTPQRSATGFDQRRLNMLLAVLEKRVGFKLMQKDVFLNIAGGLRITDMAMDLSVISAVLSSNVDTPIEAGWCMCGEVGLSGEVRPVNRIEQRIAESEKLGFEHIIIPRNNSQGLKGRFQINVHPVSKVEEALRLLFG
- a CDS encoding ABC transporter substrate-binding protein — protein: MKRLNYLLISALLVLIGCSPSEEKQKQDNAEQAKKEKLAYEKAFKVAVMPTMDCLPIYLLKDSILFDSTKIDIRLKQYNAQMDCDTAIINGRVQASVTDLFRAERLKRRYHTPITYLTETNAKWQLIANKKSKLTKLSDLSDKMIAMTRFSVTDYLTNKVVKDGKLKFQAYKVQINDVLVRLKMLENDELDALWFTEPQAAQARVWGNNVLYDSKEDAFIPGAIVFVGAPSITEQQEFQNAYNKAADLINKNGVQYYSALIMKYMKVGETVVKSLPKLEYKKAIQPRPADLNKARSN